A genomic window from Silene latifolia isolate original U9 population chromosome Y, ASM4854445v1, whole genome shotgun sequence includes:
- the LOC141632908 gene encoding protein FAR-RED IMPAIRED RESPONSE 1-like, whose product MGGVMRITQRSESSNSFFKRFQSKSGTLVEFSMRFDSAMDQQRHTQKKIDNCNRNTFHVISTHLAIEVHGAQVYSHRVFEEFQEEVKYSIGTCKSRGFTECDSLEVNTVRDANRDINYEVTYCPDTLKATCSCRMLENKGILCRHVIWIYSSNGVKNILEQCVAKRWCKDARLSKIFDCNGEATEDVDIIDGKQIAMSVIWSKIHQTVGMLMDKLKNDVDNFSSLIKQFKEKLSPLGSPLNKQQQLEKILGCSPSQEITILPPKKSKNKGSGKRMLSMKEKAVALARKPKRMCKNCKRLANHDKRNCPNPFAEHPPLS is encoded by the exons ATGGGGGGTGTTATGAGGATaacccaaagatcagagagctcaaatagtttttttaagagattTCAGAGTAAGTCAGGAACATTAGTTGAGTTTTCGATGCGTTTTGACAGCGCGATGGACCAGCAAAGACACACACAGAAAAAGATTGACAACTGTAACAGAAACACTTTCCATGTAATATCAACGCATCTAGCTATCGAAGTGCACGGGGCGCAAGTGTACAGTCATAGAGTATTCGAGGAATTTCAAGAAGAGGTCAAGTACTCAATCGGTACTTGTAAAAGCAGAGGATTTACTGAGTGTGACTCTTTAGAGGTGAACACTGTAAGAGATGCAAACAGGGACATAAATTATGAGGTCACATACTGCCCAG ATACATTGAAAGCCACTTGTAGCTGCAGAATGCTTGAGAATAAAGGCATTCTTTGCCGGCATGTCATATGGATTTACTCATCAAACGGAGTGAAGAATATTCTAGAACAATGCGTTGCTAAAAGATGGTGTAAAGATGCAAGGTTGTCTAAAATATTCGATTGTAATGGTGAAGCAACTGAGGACGttgatataatagatggaaaaCAGATTGCGATGTCAGTAATATGGTCAAAGATTCATCAGACAGTTGGTATGCTGATGGACAAATTGAAAAATGATGTCGACAACTTTTCTAGTCTAATTAAACAGTTTAAGGAGAAACTTTCACCATTAGGATCACCATTGAATAAACAACAACAGTTGGAGAAAATTCTTGGTTGTTCTCCTAGTCAGGAGATAACCATTTTGCCGCCCAAGAAATCCAAAAACAAGGGAAGCGGAAAGAGAATGTTGTCGATGAAGGAAAAAGCAGTTGCTTTGGCAAGGAAGCCAAAACGTatgtgtaaaaattgcaagcGATTAGCTAACCATGACAAAAGGAACTGCCCTAATCCTTTCGCAGAGCACCCACCGTTGTCGTAA